The proteins below are encoded in one region of Ephemeroptericola cinctiostellae:
- a CDS encoding 5-guanidino-2-oxopentanoate decarboxylase, producing the protein MRVRLNMQTCGEYLVQVLEAYGVDTVFGIPGVHTVELYRGLPKTKIRHITPRHEQGAGFMADGYARTSGKIPACFIITGPGMTNIATAMGQAYADSIPMLVISSVNGRHELAHGDGRLHELPNQQQLLAGVSAFSHTLMRPDELPDVLARAFAVFNSARPRPVHIELPLDVITASAEHLKVPVAVKSSRPAAAPDAIAAAATLLKNAKNPLLIFGGGAADAAAQATAITESLGAMAVTTINGKGILPRDHALSLGSTLCQPPVLELLKNADVVLAVGTELGETDTLLFDAKPEINGQLIRIDLDPEQLYRNAPPSLAIVADAKHALTALADVVKDAVPLTGVAAQVAELRTQLQALINPTQNVHQRVIEAIRNVAPNTIIIGDQNQPVYSGNLTFEPDTPRAWYNSSTGYGTLGYALPAAFGAKIACPDRPVVGLIGDGGLQFTLPEFASAVEIGLNLPIVVWNNQCYGEIKKYMTDRDITTIGVDIYTPDLLMIARGYGCHAERATSIAHLQELVAKAHVTTNPTVIEINEADALSW; encoded by the coding sequence ATGAGAGTGAGATTAAATATGCAAACCTGCGGTGAGTATTTAGTACAAGTTTTAGAAGCCTATGGTGTTGACACCGTGTTCGGCATTCCTGGTGTGCACACCGTGGAGCTGTATCGTGGTTTGCCAAAAACCAAAATTCGTCACATCACGCCACGTCACGAACAAGGTGCGGGTTTCATGGCCGATGGCTATGCACGCACCTCAGGCAAAATCCCCGCCTGCTTCATCATCACGGGGCCGGGAATGACCAACATCGCGACAGCGATGGGACAAGCGTATGCCGATTCGATTCCGATGTTGGTGATTTCTTCGGTCAATGGCCGCCATGAATTGGCACATGGCGATGGTCGTTTGCATGAGCTGCCCAATCAGCAGCAATTGCTCGCGGGTGTGTCCGCATTCAGCCACACCTTGATGCGCCCTGATGAATTGCCCGATGTGCTGGCACGTGCTTTTGCAGTGTTTAACTCCGCTCGCCCACGCCCTGTGCACATTGAGCTGCCATTGGATGTGATCACCGCATCCGCAGAACATTTAAAAGTACCTGTTGCGGTGAAAAGCTCTCGTCCTGCGGCGGCACCTGATGCGATTGCGGCGGCGGCCACATTGTTGAAAAATGCCAAAAATCCATTGTTGATCTTCGGCGGTGGTGCGGCGGATGCCGCAGCTCAGGCAACGGCCATCACCGAATCGCTCGGTGCAATGGCGGTGACCACCATCAATGGCAAAGGCATTTTACCTCGCGATCATGCCTTGTCTTTGGGCAGCACGTTGTGTCAGCCCCCTGTTTTGGAATTATTGAAAAACGCCGACGTGGTACTTGCGGTGGGCACAGAGTTGGGTGAAACCGACACCTTGTTGTTCGATGCCAAACCTGAAATCAACGGTCAATTGATTCGCATTGACCTTGATCCAGAACAGCTTTATCGCAATGCGCCGCCTTCGTTGGCGATTGTGGCCGATGCCAAGCACGCACTCACTGCACTGGCCGATGTGGTGAAAGATGCCGTACCGTTGACAGGTGTGGCAGCACAGGTGGCTGAGTTGCGAACCCAATTACAAGCGCTCATCAACCCAACGCAAAACGTGCACCAGCGCGTGATTGAGGCGATTCGCAATGTCGCGCCAAACACCATCATCATCGGCGATCAAAATCAACCCGTGTACAGTGGCAATTTGACTTTTGAACCCGACACCCCACGTGCATGGTACAACTCATCGACGGGTTACGGCACATTGGGCTATGCTTTGCCCGCCGCGTTTGGTGCAAAAATCGCGTGCCCAGACCGCCCTGTGGTTGGTCTGATTGGCGACGGCGGCCTTCAATTCACTTTGCCTGAATTTGCCAGTGCGGTGGAAATTGGCCTGAACTTGCCCATCGTGGTTTGGAACAACCAATGTTATGGTGAAATCAAAAAATACATGACTGACCGTGACATCACGACGATCGGCGTGGACATTTATACGCCTGATTTATTGATGATCGCCCGTGGTTATGGTTGCCATGCAGAGCGTGCCACCAGCATCGCGCATCTGCAGGAACTCGTTGCGAAAGCGCATGTGACGACCAATCCAACTGTCATTGAAATCAATGAGGCCGATGCGTTGAGCTGGTGA
- a CDS encoding aldehyde dehydrogenase family protein, whose product MNPLLTRSQSLFINGSFTDGHGEPWTAFDPSTREPLATLATASEGDTRDAVAHAVAAFPAWRDLGGIRRAVFLRKMAAGVQARSEQLIEVQMRNNGKPRFEAEIDVGDAVATFEYYAEMAEDLERKQSTPVHLPDDHYSGRTRHEAVGAVGMIVPWNFPLVTSAWKIAPALAAGCTIVIKTSEYTPLAELVYGDIAAEIGLPAGVLNILTGAAVTGMALTSDKRLAKLSFTGSNAIGSRVMQAASARCQPVSLELGGKSPIVVFDDAPIDSAVAQIVAGIFFNCGQMCSATSRLIVQRSMRDRLMPALVARCQQLQYGSPFTEGVEMGPLSNQPQFTKIAGVFEQAKKEGLNCLVGGELPANGDGWCVPPTIYDDIALDHPFWREELFGPILVVTYFDDEAQAIELANDSDFGLVATIVTADMPRAERLADQIMSGHIWINSPQVIFPQTLWGGFKGSGIGRELGPWGLSAYLGVKHVSTFKG is encoded by the coding sequence ATGAATCCACTTCTTACCCGCAGCCAAAGCTTATTCATCAACGGTTCTTTCACCGATGGTCATGGCGAGCCGTGGACTGCATTTGACCCTTCGACGCGTGAACCACTGGCCACATTGGCCACAGCCTCTGAGGGCGATACGCGTGATGCCGTCGCCCATGCCGTCGCTGCGTTTCCTGCGTGGCGTGATTTAGGCGGTATTCGCCGTGCTGTGTTTTTGCGCAAAATGGCGGCGGGTGTGCAGGCGCGCAGCGAACAGCTCATCGAAGTGCAAATGCGCAACAATGGCAAACCACGTTTTGAAGCGGAAATTGATGTGGGCGATGCGGTGGCAACTTTTGAATATTACGCTGAGATGGCCGAAGATTTGGAACGCAAACAAAGCACACCCGTGCATTTGCCCGATGACCATTACAGTGGTCGCACACGGCATGAAGCGGTGGGCGCGGTGGGCATGATTGTGCCGTGGAATTTCCCCTTGGTCACCAGCGCGTGGAAAATCGCTCCAGCCCTTGCAGCAGGTTGCACCATTGTCATCAAAACATCGGAATACACGCCGCTGGCAGAGCTGGTGTATGGCGACATCGCTGCTGAAATTGGCCTGCCCGCAGGCGTGCTGAACATCCTCACAGGTGCGGCGGTGACGGGCATGGCACTGACTTCGGACAAGCGACTGGCGAAATTATCGTTCACCGGCTCCAACGCCATCGGCTCGCGCGTTATGCAAGCCGCTTCTGCACGGTGCCAACCCGTGTCCCTTGAGTTGGGTGGCAAATCACCGATTGTGGTGTTTGATGACGCACCGATTGACAGCGCGGTGGCGCAAATTGTCGCTGGTATTTTCTTTAATTGCGGCCAAATGTGCTCCGCCACTTCGCGTTTGATTGTTCAACGCAGCATGCGCGATCGTCTCATGCCTGCGCTGGTGGCGCGTTGCCAACAGCTCCAATATGGTTCGCCGTTCACTGAAGGCGTGGAAATGGGGCCTTTGAGTAATCAACCGCAATTCACTAAAATTGCAGGCGTGTTTGAGCAAGCGAAAAAAGAGGGGCTGAATTGTTTGGTTGGTGGTGAGTTGCCAGCGAACGGCGACGGTTGGTGCGTGCCGCCCACGATTTACGATGACATTGCCCTTGATCACCCCTTCTGGCGTGAAGAATTGTTTGGGCCCATTTTGGTGGTGACGTATTTTGATGACGAAGCACAGGCGATTGAACTGGCGAATGACAGTGATTTTGGTTTGGTGGCCACCATTGTCACGGCCGACATGCCACGCGCTGAACGCCTCGCCGATCAAATCATGTCGGGTCACATTTGGATCAATTCGCCCCAAGTGATTTTCCCGCAAACACTGTGGGGCGGCTTCAAAGGCAGTGGCATTGGCCGAGAATTAGGGCCTTGGGGCTTATCTGCGTACCTTGGCGTCAAGCATGTGTCGACATTTAAAGGTTAA
- a CDS encoding D-amino acid dehydrogenase, with the protein MKVIVLGAGVVGVTTAYHLAQAGCEVTVIDRQAAAASETSYGNAGLITPGDSFAWASPAALKTFVSSLVKPDMGIKVKPNLDPRFIAWTLKFLGQCTAKKALENTEKKLRLSVYAREQMALLAEKTGVQFDRVQKGVLYFYRSQETLDHGVSHMQFMADKGLPIEVLDREGLVRHDSGLKHSANQLAGGILCGVDQTGDSCKFSRNLAAWCESNMGVRFNWGTSIKTIETTGDKVTKIVTDKGGFTADAYILATGCDSPLLLSEIGVKLALYPVKGYSITAKITDETAAPIMGGVDDDKLIAYSRLGDRIRVACTAEFAGWDRTHTPADFKTVLKTINELFPNAADYEGAERWAGLRPMTPSSVPVIGRTRKYSNLLLNTGHGHVGWTMSCGSGKVVTDLLLGRTPEMDTAGLIFKG; encoded by the coding sequence ATGAAAGTCATCGTTCTCGGCGCAGGCGTGGTGGGTGTGACCACGGCCTATCACCTCGCTCAAGCGGGTTGCGAGGTCACGGTCATTGACCGTCAAGCGGCCGCGGCTTCTGAAACCAGTTACGGCAATGCGGGGTTGATCACGCCAGGCGATTCTTTCGCATGGGCTTCGCCTGCGGCACTCAAAACATTTGTTTCATCCTTGGTCAAACCCGATATGGGCATCAAGGTTAAACCAAATTTGGACCCCCGTTTTATCGCATGGACACTGAAATTCTTGGGTCAATGCACCGCAAAAAAAGCCCTTGAAAACACTGAGAAAAAGCTGCGATTGTCCGTGTACGCGCGCGAGCAAATGGCATTACTGGCGGAGAAAACCGGTGTGCAGTTTGACCGCGTGCAAAAAGGCGTGTTGTATTTTTATCGCTCGCAAGAAACACTCGATCATGGGGTGTCGCACATGCAGTTCATGGCCGACAAGGGCTTGCCGATTGAGGTGCTGGATCGCGAAGGCTTGGTGCGCCATGATTCAGGCTTGAAACACTCCGCCAATCAATTGGCCGGCGGCATTTTGTGCGGCGTTGATCAAACGGGTGATTCATGTAAATTCAGCCGAAATTTGGCTGCATGGTGCGAATCAAACATGGGCGTTCGTTTCAATTGGGGCACGTCGATTAAAACGATTGAAACCACGGGCGATAAAGTCACCAAAATCGTCACGGACAAAGGTGGCTTCACTGCCGACGCCTATATTTTGGCCACAGGTTGTGACAGCCCCTTGCTGCTGTCTGAAATTGGTGTGAAATTGGCTTTGTATCCCGTCAAAGGGTATTCGATCACCGCAAAGATCACCGATGAAACGGCTGCACCCATCATGGGGGGTGTGGACGATGATAAATTGATTGCGTATTCGCGCTTGGGCGATCGCATTCGTGTGGCCTGCACCGCTGAATTTGCGGGCTGGGATCGAACACACACGCCTGCGGATTTCAAAACGGTATTGAAAACCATCAATGAGTTATTCCCAAATGCTGCAGATTATGAGGGTGCTGAACGTTGGGCGGGTTTGCGCCCCATGACCCCTTCGTCTGTCCCTGTGATTGGCCGCACGCGCAAGTATTCAAATTTATTGCTCAACACTGGTCACGGCCATGTGGGATGGACCATGAGCTGTGGCAGCGGTAAAGTGGTGACCGACTTGTTATTGGGTCGTACACCTGAAATGGACACGGCGGGGTTAATTTTTAAAGGATAA